Genomic DNA from Pigmentiphaga litoralis:
CAAACCAAGTTGCCCGCAGGATGCGAGGGCGCGGGTGCCTAACAGTTTGGCGGGTTCGCTGGTGACGCGGGCGATGGCCAGGGACAAGGGCTGGCGGCAGTCGCGGGACCATTTCAGTGCCAGGGACAGCAGCAGTTCCAGGCCGGTGGCGCCGGCTTCGGCTTCGGCAAAGGGCAGCATTTTGTAGTCGTCGTCGACCGGGGTGTGGTCGGAGCAGATGGCGTCGATGGTGCCGTCGGCGAGACCCGTACGGATGGCGTCGCGGTCGCGTTGTCCGCGCAGGGGCGGAATCAGGTGGCAGTTGGAGTCGAAGTAGCCAATGTCGATGTCGGTCAGGTGGACGTGGTGGGCGCTGACGTCGCAGGTGACGGGCAGGCCTTCGGCGCGGGCGGCGCGGACCAGTTTCAGGCCGGCGGCGCTGGACAGGCGGCACAGGTGGACGCGGGCGCCGGTGGCGCGTTGCAGTTCAAAGATGGTCTGCAGGGCCAGGGTTTCGGCTTGTTCGGGGATGCCATTCAGACCCAGTCGCGTGGCCATGGCGCCGCTGGCGGCGACGCCGTCCGCAGCAAGCCAGGGATCTTGGGGGCGCAGCCAGAGGGCGTAGTCGAAGGTGCGCGCGTATTGCATGGCGCGCATCAACACGTTGGTGTCGGTAATGGCGACATCGGCTTGCGAGAAGGCGACGCAGCCGGCCTCTGTCAGCTCGGCCATTTCGGTGAGGACTTGGCCCTTGAGCCCGACGGTGATGGCGCCCAGCGGATAGACGTGTGCCTGGTTGAGCTGGCGCGCACGGTGCTTGAGCATTTCGACCAGGCCAGGTTCGTCCAGGACGGGGTCGGTGTCGGGCGGCAGGACGAGGCTGGTGACGCCGCCGGCCAGCGCGGCGTTCATTTCGGATTCGAGCGTGGCGCGGTATTCGAAGCCGGGTTCGCGCAGACGGGCGGACAGGTCGACGAGGCCAGGCAACACGGCAAGGCCAGTCGCGTCGATGACCCGGTTGGGCACGAAGCCGCCGGGCGCCGCGCCGATGCTGACGACGCGGCCGCCCGCGATATACAGGTCTTGCACGGCGTCGACGCCATTGGCCGGATCGATAAGGCGGCCGCCTTTGATGTGCAGATTCATGAGGTCAGTGATTGCCTGTGACCCCGGAATTCTACAGGGCGCCGCCTGCGGCCAGATGACTATGCCTTGTCGTACGCCAGGTAGTCCTGCTGCACCCAGATGTGGTCGGCAATGTATTTGGCGTCGTGCCACACGCCCCAGATGAAGGACGAGGACCGGTTGGTCAGGTTAGGCAGGCCCAGGAAGTAGATGCCCTTTTCGGCGGAGATGCCGCGTTTTTGCAGGGGGTCGCCTTTGTCGTCGAAGGCGGCCACATCAAGCCAGTTGAAGTCGTATTTGAAGCCGGTGGCCCAGAGGATGGTGGTGATGCCGGCCTTGGCCAGGTCCAGGCTCAGGATCGGATGGGTCAGGCTGTCGGGGTCGGCTGGGATGACCCAGGCGTCGGGCTCGGGGGGCAGGTCCAGGCCGTTGCGAATGATGTATTCATCGGCTTCGCGCAGGACGTCGAAGTAGTCGGCGTCGCCTTGAGCGATGTTCTTGCCGAGGCCTTCGTCGAAGGTCATGACGCCGCCCACATAGGCGCGGGTGATGCCGACCAGGGTGATGCCGCTGTGGGCGAGCTTGCGGAAGTCGATGGTCTTGCCGCCCTCATAGCCGCTGACGGCAAACGCCACGTGTTCTTTCTTGGGCTTGACCTTGACCTCGTCCCACTTGCCAAGCGCGGCCAGCCACCAGCAGTAGTCGCGCTGGCGATAGGAACGCGGGGGACGGTAGTGTTCGCCGACCGACAGGTAGACCTTTTTGCCAGCCTTGTTGAGTTCGTCGGCGATCTGCGAGCCCGATGCGCCGGCGCCTACGACCAGCACGGCGCCGTCGGCCAGCTGGCTTGGGTTCTTGTACGCGGAGGAATGCAGTTGCTGGATGCCCGCGCTTTCCGGAACGATCCTGGGGTAGGACGGCGTCTGGAACGGCCCGGTCGCGGCAATGACATTCATGGCTTCGATGACACCACCGTCCGATGTCGTCACGGTAAAGCCCGGGCGGCCTTCGTTGCGCTTGACGTGCGTGACAGCGACGCCGGTGCGGATCGGGGCCTTGAGGAGCGTTGCATAGTCCTCGAAGTATTTCGCCATGCGTTCTTTGGGCGGGAAGGTGTCCGGGGTGACGTCGTCGAATTTCAGGCTGGGGAAGCGGTCATGCCAGGCCGGGCCGTTGGCCACCAGCGAGTCCCAGCGTTCCGAGCGCCACCGTTCGGCAATGCGGCCGCGTTCGAGCACGATGTGCGGAATGCTTAGGGCGCTCAGGTTTTCGCTCATGGCGACCCCGGCCTGGCCACCACCGACCACCAGCGTATTGATTGTTTCGACTGACATTGTTCATCCCTAGATAGGTCGGCTCGACGGCGAGCGACAGCTTCATGCATGGCGTCGAGTGTGGCCACAGTCGGCCGGGCTGGGAACCCGGTTTTTTGGACTCGGAGCTTAGGAAAAAGCTTAGGCACCTTGTTCTGATTTTCCTAAGGGCCGGGTCAAATTCCACAAAGCATCGATTGCAGGGGGCTGCCGTATCCTTCAAACAGGTCGTCAATCCCCAGGAAGCCATGAACTCAGTCGAACCCGTTGCCTCCGCGTATGACACCGCGCCCTCCTCCATCGCGGTCAGCCTGGAAGGCGTCGTCAAGAAATACCGCGACCAGACCGTGCTGCACGAGCTGTCGCTGAAGATCCGGCGTGGCGAATTCCTGACGCTGCTCGGACCGTCGGGCTGCGGCAAGACGACCCTGCTGAATCTGATCGCCGGTTTTGCCAATGCGGACAATGGCGAGATCTTTATCGATGGGCAGCTGGTGACCAACGAGCCGGCGCATCAACGCCAGATCGGCATCGTCTTCCAGAGCTATGCGCTGTTTCCGCACATGACCGTGGCGCGCAATATCGGCTACGGCTTGCGGGTGCGCGGCATGGCCAACAGCGAGATCGATCAGCGCGTGAAAGAAGTGATGGCGATGGTGCGGCTGGATGGCCTGGCCGATCGCAAGCCGCGCGAGTTGTCGGGCGGCCAGCAGCAACGTGTGGCCCTGGCCCGCGCCTTGGTGATCCGCCCCAAGGTGCTGCTGCTGGACGAGCCGTTTTCGGCGCTGGATAAAAGCCTGCGCGGATCGATGCAGGTGGAAATACGCGAGATCCAGCGGCGCCTGGGCGTGACCACGATTTTTGTAACGCATGACCAGGGGGAAGCCTTGGCCATGTCGGATCGCATTGCGGTGATGTCGGCCGGTGTGATCCGCCAAATCGCGACGCCGGATGAGCTGTATCGCAATCCGCAGGATCCG
This window encodes:
- a CDS encoding dihydroorotase — encoded protein: MNLHIKGGRLIDPANGVDAVQDLYIAGGRVVSIGAAPGGFVPNRVIDATGLAVLPGLVDLSARLREPGFEYRATLESEMNAALAGGVTSLVLPPDTDPVLDEPGLVEMLKHRARQLNQAHVYPLGAITVGLKGQVLTEMAELTEAGCVAFSQADVAITDTNVLMRAMQYARTFDYALWLRPQDPWLAADGVAASGAMATRLGLNGIPEQAETLALQTIFELQRATGARVHLCRLSSAAGLKLVRAARAEGLPVTCDVSAHHVHLTDIDIGYFDSNCHLIPPLRGQRDRDAIRTGLADGTIDAICSDHTPVDDDYKMLPFAEAEAGATGLELLLSLALKWSRDCRQPLSLAIARVTSEPAKLLGTRALASCGQLGLGSQADLCLVALDEEWMVSADTLLSQGKHTPFLGMELPGKVMTTIVGGLIAYQTAR
- a CDS encoding flavin-containing monooxygenase; the encoded protein is MSVETINTLVVGGGQAGVAMSENLSALSIPHIVLERGRIAERWRSERWDSLVANGPAWHDRFPSLKFDDVTPDTFPPKERMAKYFEDYATLLKAPIRTGVAVTHVKRNEGRPGFTVTTSDGGVIEAMNVIAATGPFQTPSYPRIVPESAGIQQLHSSAYKNPSQLADGAVLVVGAGASGSQIADELNKAGKKVYLSVGEHYRPPRSYRQRDYCWWLAALGKWDEVKVKPKKEHVAFAVSGYEGGKTIDFRKLAHSGITLVGITRAYVGGVMTFDEGLGKNIAQGDADYFDVLREADEYIIRNGLDLPPEPDAWVIPADPDSLTHPILSLDLAKAGITTILWATGFKYDFNWLDVAAFDDKGDPLQKRGISAEKGIYFLGLPNLTNRSSSFIWGVWHDAKYIADHIWVQQDYLAYDKA
- a CDS encoding ABC transporter ATP-binding protein, producing the protein MNSVEPVASAYDTAPSSIAVSLEGVVKKYRDQTVLHELSLKIRRGEFLTLLGPSGCGKTTLLNLIAGFANADNGEIFIDGQLVTNEPAHQRQIGIVFQSYALFPHMTVARNIGYGLRVRGMANSEIDQRVKEVMAMVRLDGLADRKPRELSGGQQQRVALARALVIRPKVLLLDEPFSALDKSLRGSMQVEIREIQRRLGVTTIFVTHDQGEALAMSDRIAVMSAGVIRQIATPDELYRNPQDPFVASFLGDVNILPGHYHGENALGVHVRLGAGLIQVPRERLVGGSHEGGRLDMYVRPEQIRMEGLHAASVLSGTVVNHVFQGDHVNSYIDVDIPVAGRQLVMVRSAGLDAMRLWPVGAVAGLALPEDGISLFTRTP